In a genomic window of Leisingera caerulea DSM 24564:
- a CDS encoding electron transfer flavoprotein subunit alpha/FixB family protein yields MAVLLLAEVTDGALALDATAKAVAAASKLGDVTVLAAGASAAAAGEEAAKIAGVAKVLVAEDASLGHRLAEPTAALIAGLASDYEHIVAPATTDAKNVLPRVAALLDVMVISDVSGVVDGNTFERPIYAGNAIQTVKSNDAKKVVSFRTASFDAAGEGGSASVETISAAENPGLSEWVEDKVAESDRPELTSAGIVVSGGRGVGSEEDFKLIENLADKLGAAVGASRAAVDSGYAPNDWQVGQTGKVVAPDLYIAVGISGAIQHLAGMKDSKVIVAINKDEEAPIFQVADFGLVADLFEAVPALTEKLG; encoded by the coding sequence ATGGCTGTTCTTCTCCTTGCTGAAGTGACCGACGGCGCGCTGGCGCTGGACGCAACCGCCAAAGCCGTTGCCGCAGCCTCCAAACTGGGCGACGTGACCGTTCTGGCCGCTGGCGCCTCTGCTGCTGCGGCTGGCGAAGAAGCCGCCAAGATCGCAGGCGTTGCCAAGGTCCTGGTTGCCGAAGATGCGTCGCTGGGCCACCGCCTGGCGGAGCCGACCGCGGCCCTGATCGCCGGCCTGGCCTCCGACTATGAGCACATCGTTGCGCCGGCCACCACCGACGCCAAGAACGTGCTGCCGCGCGTCGCGGCCCTGCTGGACGTGATGGTGATCTCGGATGTGTCCGGCGTTGTCGACGGCAACACCTTCGAGCGCCCGATCTACGCCGGCAACGCGATCCAGACCGTGAAGTCGAACGACGCCAAGAAAGTCGTCTCCTTCCGCACCGCGTCCTTCGACGCGGCCGGCGAAGGCGGTTCCGCATCCGTGGAAACCATCTCTGCCGCTGAAAACCCGGGCCTGTCCGAGTGGGTCGAAGACAAGGTTGCCGAAAGCGACCGTCCCGAGCTGACCTCGGCCGGGATCGTTGTCTCCGGCGGCCGTGGCGTTGGCTCCGAGGAAGACTTCAAACTGATCGAAAACCTGGCCGACAAGCTGGGCGCGGCAGTGGGCGCATCCCGCGCCGCGGTCGACTCGGGCTATGCCCCGAACGACTGGCAGGTTGGCCAGACCGGCAAGGTTGTTGCCCCGGACCTGTATATCGCTGTCGGCATCTCCGGCGCCATTCAGCACCTGGCCGGCATGAAAGACTCCAAGGTCATCGTGGCGATCAACAAGGACGAAGAAGCACCGATCTTCCAGGTTGCGGACTTCGGCCTGGTTGCCGACCTGTTCGAAGCCGTCCCGGCGCTGACCGAAAAGCTGGGCTAA
- a CDS encoding DUF6473 family protein, which produces MSYELKSAGALSGEPCRYGQSRLLVRGPQRSLDAPYVAFLGGTEVYGRFVEFPFVDSLQSRLGVDCINLGSVNAGLDSFAQDESLIGIARDAQVSVMQMLGAQNISNPYYRVHPRRNDRFLQAKPALKTLYPEVDFTEFHFNKHLLCTLRDISGQRFEQVREQLQRSWVERMSTLIEALDGRVLLLWLRYQLDADTGFPEEPVLVDRSMADALRPKVQGILEFRAESAAAAHDIAGMVFGQMELPAARHMIGPKEHLRIAEALSARLEPLLPEK; this is translated from the coding sequence ATGAGCTATGAACTCAAAAGCGCGGGGGCGCTTTCGGGGGAACCATGCAGATATGGGCAATCCAGGCTGCTGGTGCGGGGGCCGCAACGGTCGTTGGATGCGCCTTATGTTGCCTTTCTTGGTGGAACCGAAGTGTACGGGCGATTCGTTGAATTTCCCTTTGTCGACTCCCTGCAAAGCCGGCTTGGCGTGGATTGCATCAACCTGGGCAGTGTGAACGCCGGGCTGGACAGTTTCGCGCAGGACGAATCCTTGATCGGCATCGCCAGGGATGCGCAGGTCTCGGTGATGCAGATGCTGGGCGCGCAGAACATCTCAAACCCGTATTACCGGGTGCATCCGCGCCGCAATGACCGCTTCCTGCAGGCAAAGCCCGCGCTCAAGACGCTGTATCCGGAGGTGGACTTTACCGAATTCCACTTCAACAAGCACTTGCTCTGCACCCTCCGGGACATCTCCGGCCAGCGGTTCGAACAGGTGCGCGAACAGCTGCAGCGCAGCTGGGTAGAAAGGATGAGCACCCTGATCGAAGCGCTGGACGGCCGTGTGCTGCTGCTGTGGCTGCGCTACCAGTTAGATGCCGACACCGGATTCCCGGAAGAGCCGGTACTGGTGGACCGTTCAATGGCGGATGCGCTGCGTCCAAAGGTGCAGGGGATCCTGGAGTTCCGGGCCGAATCCGCTGCGGCGGCGCATGACATCGCCGGCATGGTCTTCGGCCAGATGGAGCTGCCGGCAGCGCGTCACATGATCGGCCCCAAGGAGCATCTGCGAATCGCCGAGGCCCTGTCGGCCCGCCTGGAGCCGTTGCTCCCGGAGAAATAG